GTTCCAGAATCACTTATCTGGACGGTTACCGCCGAATCTCGGTAAGCGCTCGCCGTTGAAGTGGATTGATGTCTCAACCAATAAGTTTTCCGGTCCATTGCCGGAGAATTTGTGTCTCCACGGGGCCCTCGAGGAACTGCTGTTAATCGAAAACTCGATTTCCGGCGAAATACCTGCGAGCCTCGGGGAATGCCGTAGCTTAGTGCGGTTGCGATTAGGGCACAACAGCTTTTCCGGTGAGGTGCCGGAGCGCTTGTGGGGGCTTCCACACATTTCACTACTCGAGCTTGCTGAAAACTCGTTTTCCGGCAGTATTTCTAAAAACATCGCTGCCGCATCCAATTTATCTCAGCTGATTTTGTCAGGGAACTACTTTTCCGGTAGTTTGCCCGCCGAGATCGGGGTTTTGGATGGCTTGCTGGAGATTTCGATCAACGATAATAAGCTATCTGGTTCTTTGCCAAGTAGTATAGTGAATCTTGGGCAATTAGTGAAGCTTGATCTTCACAACAATGGGTTATCTGGTGAAATCCCAAGGGGGATTCGTTCTCTGAAGAGGCTAAATGAGCTCAATTTGGCAAATAATGGATTTTTTGGGGATATTCCGGatgaaattggggatttttctGTTCTTAATTATCTCGACTTATCTGGAAATGAGTTATCTGGCAAAATCCCTCTTGGATTGCAAAACTTGAAGCTTAATCGCCTTGATTTGTCAAATAATCGCCTCTCCGGCAATATTCCAGCCATGTATGCCAAGGAAATGTACAAAGACAGCTTCTTGGGGAATCCAGGATTATGTGGAGATACTGATGGTTTATGCAATGGAAAAGGTGGAATCAAGGAAATGAGTTACATATGGCTGTTGAGATCAATCTTCATAGTTGCTGGATTAGTGCTGATTGTTGGTTCAGTGTGGTTGTACTTCAAGTACAGGAACTTAAGCATGGCAAAGAGATCCATGGATAGATCAAAATGGACATTAATGTCGTTTCACAAACTTAGATTCAGTGAGAATGAGATATTGGATGCTCTGGATGAGGACAACGTGATTGGAACTGGGGCATCTGGTAAGGTATACAAGGTGGTCTTGAGCACAAGGGAGGCAGTTGCCGTGAAGAAGCTCTGGGGGCGGCCTAAGTCAGCAGAGGACAGTGTAGATCTGGAGAAGGGCAATGGTGGTTTTGATGCTGAAGTAGAGACATTGGGGAAGATCAGAcacaagaatatcatcaagtTGTGGTGTTGTTGCAGCACCAAGGATTGCAAGCTTTTGGTTTACGAGTACATGCCTAATGGCAGCCTTGGTGATCTGCTTCACAGCACGAAAGGTGGTTTGTTGGACTGGCCGATTAGGTTTAAGATCGCGCTGGATGCAGCTGATGGGCTGTCCTACTTGCACCATGATTGTGCCCCTGCAATTGTTCATAGGGATATCAAGTCCAATAATATACTGCTTGATTCGGAGTTTGGGGCTCTGGTCGCGGATTTTGGCGTGGCGAAGATGGTTGATGTGGATGCCAAGGGGACTCATTCCATGTCTGGCATTGCAGGGTCTTGTGGCTACATTGCTCCAGGTAGTTCATCAATTTTGTTTTGCTTCATCTTGTGTTTTAACATTGTTTTGATGAGATGTGATATACTAATGTGTTGTTTGGATGCCCTGATTTAGTTTATGTGCTTATAATGGTGTGATCATATGTTAATGCTGCAATGAATTTATGTGTTGTGTTTACAAATGAGTTTTGAAGTTGTCTTTGGTTCTTTCTTGGGGTGTAATAACTGTACATCTTGTTGGCACTACAGAATATGGTTACACGCTTCATGTGAACGAGAAGAGCGACATATACAGCTTTGGGGTTGTGATTCTGGAGCTGGTGACCGGGAAGCATCCCATCGATCCAGAGTTCGGGGAGAAGGACTTGGTGAAATGGGTTTGCACCACGGTGGATCAGAAGGACGTGGAGCACATGATCGATCCCAGGCTTGACCCGTGCTTCAAGGACGAGATATGCAGAGTCCTCAACATAGGGCTCCAGTGCACATCCCCTCTCCCAATCAACCGCCCATCCATGAGAAGCGTGGTCAAGATGATGCAAGCCATTGCCAATGGCACCCACCACAAGACCGCCGGGAAAGATGGCAAGTTGTTAGCCGCCACCTGAGAGAGATAATCACAGCCCCATTTTTTTTACTGCAGATAAGCATGAGAGATGAAATGGTGTAAAAATGTCAAGGTGAAAACATATTAGGTGAGGGAGAGTTGCAAAAATGTAAATGAATTAACTTTTGTTACTCTGTTTGGAGAGATTCTGCTTTTAAACCTTATCTTATTTACGCAGCTTATATCTCTTGCATCAAATGGGGATTCTTGTTGTATATTTGATTTAGTCGTTGGAATGATAGATTTTTGCCTTAAATGGTAATGGACCACTGACTACCCCATGTGATGTTATTATCTATGACAaccaaatataaaattgaatgagaatgagaagttatttatttcatttcattcacttGGTTACACTATCATTTGGTTGAGATTACTTCTTTGCTTAAAAAATATGGTAGAAATCATTAAAGTAATGTGTAAGTTAGCTGAAAAAGGACATGTGTTTAAATAAATGCTTATTGCTCTATTGTTTTTAGTTGGAGAATATGCAATTGGTTAGATCTAgttaatttcataatatattGGGCTGAACAAGGAGCcccaaattaatttcataatatattGGGCTGAACAAGGAGCCCCAAATTCAATCATTTAACACTAACATATGATTTTCCCAAAATACTAAAAGGTTAGTGGGCCAATGATTATAAAAGCCCAACTAAAGTAAATAACTGGGATTTTTATTcggaacaaaaataaaaagaagataCTTATGCTTAGTTGAGTTGATTACGCAATTTCTTTTGTTGTCCAAACAGCACGAATAAATTATGAACTTTAAAGCAACAATTTCCCTCTACTTTTAGAAATAATAAAGCACACTTTGATACtgaccaaacaggagaactcatcccaaaagactagcctgttaggagagagagcccatttagtctatatacaccacatcagttgttctcacaatcgatgtgggaattgagtccgtaacattcgaccctcctttaagggccaacgtcctcgttggtcacgaccacgttggtcacggctggttctttgccaggccaccactccgtgggccaccactccgagttctcgttggtcacggccacgttggtcacggcggattctttgcccggccaccactccgtgggtcaccactccgagcggtcccaaacgcactcgttggtcacggcgagttcgttgcccggccaccactccgagccgtttgggctctcaatgaaagcaccaattgatactgaccaaacaggagaactcatcccaaaagactagcctgttaggagagagagcccatttagtctatatacaccacatcagttgttctcacaatcgatgtgggaattgagtccgtaacacaCTTAGTCAGTATAATTAACCGTATAAGCACATTTAATGTTAGAGAAGAAGTTTTACTAACTAATTTGCGTTTATTTTCGAATTAACAGCGAGGCTAACCGTTAACGCACACCAAAAATTGAATCCTAGTCTCTCACTATTATGAAGGAGGTGAACTACTAAACTACAAGGCTCGTCTTTACATTAAGTGAATTTGGTTCTTCAAAGGTATTAACACAACtaattatcttttcttttcctttccacTAGTACTTGAGAATACCTTTACATAATCATAATATTAATGATGAAAGTAATGAAGACTATATAACACTGAAGTACACTTGTGAATAATATAGAATAAAAGGTCATGCAAGTTGCAATGATCAAAGATATAGGCCCCATATTTATCTACATATATTCTCTCTTGAAAGTAGGAATTCACTTTTTTGTTTTATAGTCTCTTAAATAGTGTTGTATGGTTAAGAACTATGAAGAACTAGAGTTCAGTAATTGAGAAAACTATTCAATAGTGAAAATAACTTACACTTGTTAGTCAAATTGGAAAACTAATTTGCCTTATAGATGCATGCCTTGTCCACGTGTTGTAACTGCTGGCACATATGCGCCACGTAGGCAAACGCCTACGAAGCCTCCATTGTGAGTTGCGACGAGGGCGGCATAGATGTGCTTGGGCTTGTGCTTAGATCCAGATGATTACTGGAAGAGGGCTAGccataaaatgacaaaaatataaaaagtacatAAGTGGTCCCGGTAGAAACCTATTAGTTGTATTCACGTATCCAAATAGTAATAGCTTtgtatatataacaaaataaacttatttattttttacgaCTGACTGTCATAACAATATAGACTACGGCTACATGAGGCGTGTGTGTTATTCATACCACATTCTTATGCAATAACCCACAAACTACGTAGAAATAAGCTGTACCATGTCATGCACCATTGACTATAGAATTTCGCAAGGAAATTGATTTTactttgaaaagtttgatgtgcAAAACCCTCTTCCATACGTTtagaaaaccctaattttgaagCTTCTTCCCTAAGCTTTTAGTTGCGTAACTTATCTGGGAAGCTTTGATGCATAATAAAATAGACAGCCATTTTAATATCCTACACAAGAAAACCATATGTCGGCTACTATTTTTATATCTTTTGTCTGAAATTGGATTTGTCTACCctctctttttctttgtttccaTTATGGCCCCAATTAATCAGTCAAACCCTTTTGAACAATGGTCCAGCTTGACTTTTTAAATCATAAGGTAAATTTGTAGTTGAATTCGCTACCTCTTTGTATTTTTTCTAAGCCGAAACAAGAATGAAGCAATAAAATTACATCAATTACCTATTGTTTACTTGTTGGAATTTGGAGCCTGTACTTTTTAGGCTCAATATATTTCCTATTTTTATTGGATTTATTCCTTAGTACTACATTTTATCGAAATAAGTTTGCTAGTGTGATCAGAACTAAAGTTCTCTTATTCTTTCATTATAAACTGTGCGGccaaaagaaattgaaatttttgTGATTTAATATCGCCCCATTcgatatatagtagtattaaactgGATAAACAAATTCTTATAATTGTCTCTTTTATATTCGTGATTATATATGTTTATTTCCCAAAACATTCATGCGGATCATGATGGCCTTTTACCACCAAGAATCTCATAGCAAATGACCAACAAGTAACCAAACATGTTTCTCACCACCTTTATTACTACAAAAAGATAAAAACAAGACCCTACAtttccaaaatcaaaaccaatagGTTACATATCGTCGTATCCTTTCTCATTTATTCACATAGGTGTATGTATATTTGGgtgcgtgtgtgtgtgaaagagaGTTGCGAACCGAATTAATAAGAGAAGTCTACGCcaagaaaaacataaaatattaagaaaaaggTTGGTAAATTGAATACAGGTTTGGTGTAATGTGAGTTTGTTACTTTGATATTGGTTGGTATAATATACCAAAAAAattgtagtagtatatttttgtgAGCAGAAACTTTATTGACACTCCAATTTGAGAGTAAGACTTAAGAGGGTGAAACGTCTTTGCAGAATCAGCTGTTGCCCCATATCCACTCTACCCTTCTATTCCTAATAttcatctttttatttattactactagcTACATATATTTGAGAAATGAGAGTAGAGACAAATCTCTTATTAGAGGAAAGAAACCTAAGTCTGGATTTGATTTATTCTGGTACATGTGAGTAATACAGAAACAAAACCAAACCTGACGTCCAAGCAACcctcatttattttaatttaatactgCTTCTTCTCTCTCAAGAATATAAGCAACACAACTCTTgactcatctctctctctctctcttgttgATCAGATTGAGAAGAAACCCCAAATTTGGGATGGGAATAAGAGCTGCAGGTAGCTCAAGAGAAAGATGACATGCTCAAACAATAATGATGCAATCCAAATTATTACAGCTACCAAACAAAATTCCACTGTTTCCAATTCTGATCAGCTTAGGACAGTAATCTGCCCTTCATGTGGACATACTGTAAAACTCCAAGATCAggtttgtttatttctttcttctgTTATAACTGATTGCTTTTTTATGTactataattaatttgatttcgTGAAAATTAAAGAGTGGACTTCAAGATTTGCCGGGGCTACCAGCTGGGGTGAAGTTCGATCCGTCGGATCAAGAAATTCTAGAGCACTTGGAAGCCAAAGTGTATTCGGATGTGAAGAAGCTGCATCCTTTGATTGATGAGTTCATCCCAACCATCGATGGTGAAAATGGGATTTGCTATACGCATCCCGAGAAGTTACCCGGTAATCATCTTATCAAACTGactttgtgttttgtttttacaAGTATATAGGTTCATAGTTTTTGTGTTCATGGCTGTCGCATGTCCGAATTCATTGATGAGTTAATTGGAAACGTTTTTCTTTTAATCATGTAGGTAAATAATTATGTAGAGTATGTATGATGGCTTTTAGGTCTTGCTACAAAATATTGAGTCCCATGTGATGTGTTGTCATCAGATGGTGATGGTAGGAGAACAATTTCGAAATATTATTAGGGTattttagtataataatatgttacatatataaatttttataaatattattctcTTCGTTTGTGAGTTttgtcttattttatttttaattttactctATATATTCAGTATATTTCATGTtcatatatactagtatttcatTGTAAAATGAATACTATATCCTTCCATGAccaataatagtattatttttctatttaggTCATCCACATAATTTGTTTCTAATGAAAAAGACTTTattttccactaataatatACCATCCATATTTTTTTCTACGTTTCATACTtcactaattttacattaaagtTCACAATGTCTGCTA
This DNA window, taken from Salvia splendens isolate huo1 chromosome 18, SspV2, whole genome shotgun sequence, encodes the following:
- the LOC121777478 gene encoding receptor-like protein kinase HSL1, translated to MPHHLTLLLLLTLTSSPLILCLNQEGLYLHQAKLSFDDPNSVLAKWNPSDATPCKWSGVVCDPATSSVVSLDLSSSSLSGPFPSILCRLKNLLSISFYDNFINSTLRGDDVVLCQSLEHLDMAQNYLTGELPRTLADLPNLKYLDLTGNNFSGAIPESFGKFQKLEVLALVENLLDGTIPAFLGNVSSLKQLNLSYNPFSPGRIPPELGNLTNLEVLWLTETNLIGEIPDTLSRLGRLSDLDLAYNSLSGAIPSSLTELKSLVQLELYNNSLTGELPSSGWSNMTSLRRIDASMNELSGYIPAELCDLPIESLNMYENNLRGQVPDGIANSPNLYELRLFQNHLSGRLPPNLGKRSPLKWIDVSTNKFSGPLPENLCLHGALEELLLIENSISGEIPASLGECRSLVRLRLGHNSFSGEVPERLWGLPHISLLELAENSFSGSISKNIAAASNLSQLILSGNYFSGSLPAEIGVLDGLLEISINDNKLSGSLPSSIVNLGQLVKLDLHNNGLSGEIPRGIRSLKRLNELNLANNGFFGDIPDEIGDFSVLNYLDLSGNELSGKIPLGLQNLKLNRLDLSNNRLSGNIPAMYAKEMYKDSFLGNPGLCGDTDGLCNGKGGIKEMSYIWLLRSIFIVAGLVLIVGSVWLYFKYRNLSMAKRSMDRSKWTLMSFHKLRFSENEILDALDEDNVIGTGASGKVYKVVLSTREAVAVKKLWGRPKSAEDSVDLEKGNGGFDAEVETLGKIRHKNIIKLWCCCSTKDCKLLVYEYMPNGSLGDLLHSTKGGLLDWPIRFKIALDAADGLSYLHHDCAPAIVHRDIKSNNILLDSEFGALVADFGVAKMVDVDAKGTHSMSGIAGSCGYIAPEYGYTLHVNEKSDIYSFGVVILELVTGKHPIDPEFGEKDLVKWVCTTVDQKDVEHMIDPRLDPCFKDEICRVLNIGLQCTSPLPINRPSMRSVVKMMQAIANGTHHKTAGKDGKLLAAT